Genomic window (Streptomyces yatensis):
GTCCCGCGACGGCGACTGGCGGTCGTACTGGCAGCTGCCGCACACCGCGCTCGATGTGCCGGGGAACCACTTCACCATGATGGAGGAGCACGCCGGGACGACGGCGCGGGCCGTGGCCGACTGGCTGGCGGACTGACGGGTTCGGGCCCGCACCCCCACACGGGCCCGAACCGCCAAAGGGCCGGGCCCCGCCCCATCCGAGGAGGGGAGCGGGGCCCGGCCCTTTGGCGTGGTGCGTGGTGCGTGGTGCGTGATGCGTGGTGGGGGATCAGCGCTTACGGGCGGGGCGCGAGCGCTTGCCCGGACCCACCGTCACCACCTCGAAGTTGGACTTGGTGCGGTCCAGCCGGTGGAAGAGGTTGTCCGGCCCGGTGATGTACATCTTCGACACCCCCTCACCCTTGAGCGTGTCCACCACCTTCGGCCAGTGGATCGGCAGGTCGAAGGTGTCCAGAAGCATCGTGCGCAGCGCGTCGGCCGAGGTCACGATGGTGCCGTCCTGGTCGGTGACCACGGGCAGCTTGGGGTCGAGGATGTCGTACTTCGGCAGGATCTCCTCGGCGGCCCGGCGCCGCAGCTCCGCGAACGCGGGCGCGTGCACCGCCGGGACCATGGTGTACATGGAGTAGCCGCCGGCCTGGCTGATCGCCTTCTTGAAGCCTTCCAGCTCCTTCTCGCGCAGCGAGACCATGAAGAAGCCGTCGTCGAGATAGCCGGAGTAGTCGTACCACTCGCCGCGCTCGCCGAGCTCGGTGAGGATCTCCGTCAGCTTCTCCTGCGGAGTGCGGACGAAGGTGTGGGTGACCGCGTCCTGGTGCTCCTCGGCGAAGTACGCGTGCTCACAGCGGGCCAGCTCCGCGGTGAGCCGTACCACCTCGGGGAACGGCAGCGAACTGACGTACGCCGCCGCCGCCTTCTGCCCGAAGCTGGGGCCCACGCACAGGTCCGGGACCAGTCCGTGCTCCTGCTCCGCGCGGTCCGCCGAGGCCATCGAGTTCACCAGGAAGGCGATCTGGGTGGCCTCGGAGTAGTCGTCCTCGGAGTCGCGGAGCCGGTCGAAGACCGAGTAGCCCAGCGCCTCGTCGGCCTCGGCGAGCCGCTTGCGGGCGAACGGGTCGAGCGTGAGGAACCTGCCCACCTCGGAGAAGCCGGAGGGCCCCATACCGGGGAAGACGATGGCTGTCTTCGTCTGCTCGGATGCCGTCATGGTGTGGTGCCTTACTCTCGATCCTGCCGTCGCTCAGTCCTGCGCCCGGCGGTTGAAGCCGCGGATGCCGATGGTCCCGAAGAGCAGGATCGCCGCTCCGATGGCGGAGAAGCAGATCCACAGCGGGATCGATTCCGGCACCTTGGGCCCGGGTTCCAGCAGCAGTCCGCGCATCGCCTCGGTGACGTAGGTCAACGGGTTGAAGCTGCAGAGGATCTGGAACCAGCGGACGGTCTCCAGGCTCCGCCACGGGAACTGCGTGGCCCCGGTGAACATGATCGGGGTGAGCGTCATGGCGAAGACGATGGAGATGTGGCGCGCGGGCGCCAGGGTGCCCAGGGTGAGGCCGACGCAGCCGCCGACCAGTCCGCCCAGGCTCAGGATGCCCAGCGTGACCGGCATCTTCTCCAGCGGCCAGGAGACGTCGTCCAGCAGCGCCAGACCGATCGGGATCATGACCAGCGAGCCGATCAGACCGCGCATCGCGCCGAAGATCGCCTTCTCCACGGCCACCAGGGAGACCGGGATGGGGGCGAGCAATCGGTCCTCGATCTCCTTGGTCCAGGAGAAGTCGATGGCCAGCGGCAGCGCGGTGTTCTGCAGGGCGACCAGGAAGCTGTTGAGCGCCACCACACCGGGCAGCAGCACCTGCTGGAAGCCGGGCTGGGTGAAGCCGATCTCACCCAGCACCTTGCCGAAGACGAACAGCATGAAGAACGGTTCCACGATGACCTGGCCCAGGAACGGGCCCATCTCG
Coding sequences:
- a CDS encoding ABC transporter permease, yielding MSSSSRPTSSTDGTTGGKAAEEKPAAGAGAPASHQGGAARGGEHRPADPRTPAARPDAKGTTDPRAAEPKSPEDDGFEDTRTVLVRSKPSAPRPGAEVQKATPNAPVKHEGKAPDVRQPDPRQQQSRPQEHRHHEARGMGAPHGGGDIGDTLTLVIKPIPAPSATQAAQDAKAALNAIIAAADARSPLVEPEPQPQPELELELPDAKRRAGRHRRRANRWRTFFFILWRDIFVTGREMGPFLGQVIVEPFFMLFVFGKVLGEIGFTQPGFQQVLLPGVVALNSFLVALQNTALPLAIDFSWTKEIEDRLLAPIPVSLVAVEKAIFGAMRGLIGSLVMIPIGLALLDDVSWPLEKMPVTLGILSLGGLVGGCVGLTLGTLAPARHISIVFAMTLTPIMFTGATQFPWRSLETVRWFQILCSFNPLTYVTEAMRGLLLEPGPKVPESIPLWICFSAIGAAILLFGTIGIRGFNRRAQD
- a CDS encoding ACP S-malonyltransferase, with the translated sequence MTASEQTKTAIVFPGMGPSGFSEVGRFLTLDPFARKRLAEADEALGYSVFDRLRDSEDDYSEATQIAFLVNSMASADRAEQEHGLVPDLCVGPSFGQKAAAAYVSSLPFPEVVRLTAELARCEHAYFAEEHQDAVTHTFVRTPQEKLTEILTELGERGEWYDYSGYLDDGFFMVSLREKELEGFKKAISQAGGYSMYTMVPAVHAPAFAELRRRAAEEILPKYDILDPKLPVVTDQDGTIVTSADALRTMLLDTFDLPIHWPKVVDTLKGEGVSKMYITGPDNLFHRLDRTKSNFEVVTVGPGKRSRPARKR